In Desulfuribacillus alkaliarsenatis, a genomic segment contains:
- a CDS encoding superoxide dismutase family protein, translating to MNYENSKTAVAYLKGGPLAPDLRGIVYLMSVPGGTEVFVEVEGLPQYQPATNDENPIGPHGFHIHEVGSCEVGDPEDPFQAAGQHWAPRGQPHGNHAGDFPVLFSNDGYARMSFFTNKFDVAEAIGKSIIIHKNPDDYRSQPAGDAGKRLACGLIQWLEPINPSCVNCQFL from the coding sequence ATGAACTATGAAAATAGCAAGACTGCTGTAGCATATTTAAAAGGTGGACCTTTGGCTCCTGACTTGCGTGGGATTGTCTATTTAATGAGTGTACCTGGAGGAACGGAGGTATTTGTAGAGGTTGAGGGCCTTCCACAATATCAACCTGCCACAAATGACGAAAATCCAATTGGGCCACATGGCTTTCACATACATGAAGTTGGTAGCTGTGAAGTCGGTGACCCTGAAGACCCATTTCAAGCAGCAGGTCAACATTGGGCACCAAGGGGTCAACCGCATGGAAATCATGCTGGTGACTTTCCAGTTCTATTTTCCAATGATGGTTATGCCCGCATGAGTTTTTTTACAAATAAATTTGATGTGGCGGAGGCTATCGGTAAATCTATAATTATTCACAAAAACCCAGATGACTACCGCTCACAGCCAGCAGGTGATGCTGGAAAACGCCTGGCCTGTGGTCTTATACAATGGCTTGAGCCAATTAATCCATCATGTGTAAACTGTCAATTTCTCTAA
- a CDS encoding ATP-binding protein yields MKRKIVHIHEELCNGCELCVQACHEAAIQMVDGKAKLLDDKYCDGLGDCLPACPTGAIEIIEREAAEFDEEAVKELLTSLGREIPAALQTKEEPTASKPAPSFGGCPGMQAKKLAQNSEQQASSIDDGSIRPSQLRQWPVQLNLLNPAADYLQDADLLVAADCVAYAYGDFHKDFMTGKVVAIGCPKLDDNQYYAEKLAHMFANGSIKSVTVARMEVPCCGGIVAATKQALSQSGKNISYNEVVISVDGQVR; encoded by the coding sequence ATGAAAAGAAAAATTGTTCATATACACGAAGAACTATGTAACGGCTGTGAGCTATGTGTACAAGCATGTCACGAGGCTGCTATCCAGATGGTTGATGGAAAAGCTAAGCTATTAGACGACAAGTACTGTGATGGGTTAGGTGATTGTTTGCCAGCATGTCCTACAGGTGCTATTGAAATTATTGAAAGGGAAGCTGCTGAGTTTGATGAAGAAGCTGTTAAGGAGCTATTAACATCATTGGGCCGCGAGATTCCTGCAGCACTACAAACTAAAGAAGAGCCAACCGCTAGTAAACCTGCTCCATCATTTGGTGGATGCCCAGGCATGCAAGCGAAGAAATTAGCTCAAAACTCTGAACAACAAGCATCGTCAATCGATGACGGTTCTATAAGACCATCTCAATTACGCCAGTGGCCTGTACAGTTAAACTTATTGAACCCAGCTGCTGACTATTTACAAGATGCTGACCTATTAGTAGCTGCTGACTGTGTAGCATATGCATACGGAGATTTCCATAAAGATTTTATGACAGGTAAGGTTGTAGCAATTGGCTGTCCTAAGCTTGACGACAATCAATATTATGCTGAAAAACTGGCTCATATGTTTGCTAACGGAAGCATCAAGAGCGTTACAGTGGCACGCATGGAAGTTCCTTGTTGTGGAGGAATAGTTGCCGCAACTAAACAAGCCTTATCACAATCTGGCAAAAACATCAGCTATAACGAAGTAGTTATCAGCGTAGATGGTCAAGTACGTTAA
- a CDS encoding PLDc N-terminal domain-containing protein, with the protein MAAFSFVIIFIFGIILLNILTSIWAYRDAIRKGNSKEYALIVLVATLFFPIIGLIIYLIIRNE; encoded by the coding sequence ATGGCTGCCTTTTCCTTTGTGATTATTTTTATTTTTGGAATAATATTATTGAACATACTTACTAGCATCTGGGCTTATCGGGATGCTATAAGAAAAGGGAACAGTAAAGAGTATGCATTAATAGTCTTAGTAGCTACGTTGTTCTTTCCAATTATTGGGCTTATAATTTACCTCATTATAAGAAACGAATAA